One stretch of Scatophagus argus isolate fScaArg1 chromosome 18, fScaArg1.pri, whole genome shotgun sequence DNA includes these proteins:
- the tnikb gene encoding TRAF2 and NCK interacting kinase b isoform X2, which yields MVVEEASILSPVNTKRTMASDSPARSLDEIDLSALRDPAGIFELVELVGNGTYGQVYKGRHVKTGQLAAIKVMDVTGDEEEEIKAEINMLKKYSHHRNIATYYGAFIKKNPPGMDDQLWLVMEFCGAGSVTDLIKNTKGNSLKEEWIAYVCREILRGLTHLHQHKVIHRDIKGQNVLLTENAEVKLVDFGVSAQLDRTVGRRNTFIGTPYWMAPEVIACDENPDATYDFKSDLWSLGITAIEMAEGAPPLCDMHPMRALFLIPRNPAPRLKSKKWSKKFQSFIESCLVKSHSQRPSTEQLLKHPFIRDLPNERQVRIQLKDHIDRTKKRRGERDETEYEYSGSEEEDEERDIGEPSSIINIPGESTLRRDFLRLQLANKERSELIRRQQLEQQQNEKHKCHLLAERQKRIEEQKEQRRRLEEQQRREREMRKQQEREQRRRYEEMEQLRREEERRHAEREQEYIRRQLEEEQRQLEILQQQLLQEQALLLEYKRKQIEEQRQAERLQRQLQQERAYLVSLQQQQQEPPRPPQDKKQLYHYKDQAPGSNDKPAWAKEVMRRAQSNSPRIPPKKYHSFKETRDINLDNLLLLPGYKPRRPRPPSYPAHVSPSRDHLHVPRIRVTCVPDPTPNSSWSVIRQHSPSRSPDSRGRSPSRRVEEHYKMNRQTSPALQHKVSNRISDPSLPPRSESFSSGGIQQARTPPMHRSVEPQMAHLVQVKSHGLSGSQSLYDPHGVSSSSASPSPSRPPMPRQNSDPTSDTPPPPPLSRLAPPLDKLDRSSWLRQDDDMPPKVPQRTTSISPALVRKHSPGNGPGLGPRAGAHLIRASNPDLRRTDVSMETPLKRTSSGSSSSSSTPSSQGGSNERGNSAIKTEGSTLSSHETKDDSREVTRPSRPADLTALAKELRELRQGEETSRPPVKVTDYSSSSEESHSSEDEEGEGGANDGTVAVSDIPRIMPVASQGTNESFGVMGGHNDTHDDSYGNSSQDSTLMMVEYGMGSGGGSKASFTPFVDPRVYGTSPTDDDDKLSASALLADELLKQEQEQARLNEARKISVVNVNPTNIRPHSDTPEIRKYKKRFNSEILCAALWGVNLLVGTENGLMLLDRSGQGKVYNLINRRRFQQMDVLEGLNVLVTISGKKNKLRVYYLSWLRNRILHNDPEVEKKQGWITVGELEGCVHYKVVKYERIKFLVIALKNSVEIYAWAPKPYHKFMAFKSFTDLQHRPQLVDLTVEEGQRLKVIYGSSVGFHVIDVDSGNPYDIYIPSHIQGQVTPHAIVVLPKTDGMEMLLCYEDEGVYVNTYGRITKDVVLQWGEMPTSVAYIHSNQIMGWGEKAIEIRSVETGHLDGVFMHKRAQRLKFLSERNDKVFFASVRSGGSSQVFFMTLNRSSMMNW from the exons GACCCAGCTGGTATCTTTGAGCTGGTTGAACTGGTTGGAAATGGCACCTATGGGCAGGTCTACAAG GGTCGCCATGTCAAAACAGGCCAGCTTGCTGCTATTAAGGTCATGGATGTCACAGGA gacgaggaggaggagattaaAGCAGAGATCAACATGTTAAAGAAGTACAGCCACCACAGGAACATCGCAACCTATTATGGAGCCTTCATCAAGAAAAACCCTCCTGGAATGGATGACCAGCTGTGG ctggtgATGGAGTTCTGTGGGGCCGGCTCGGTCACAGACCTGATCAAAAACACCAAAGGAAACTCTCTGAAGGAGGAGTGGATCGCCTACGTCTGCAGAGAGATCCTCAGG GGTTTGACCCATCTCCACCAGCACAAGGTCATCCACAGAGATATCAAGGGCCAGAATGTGTTGCTGACAGAGAATGCAGAGGTTAAACTAG tggacTTTGGTGTGAGCGCTCAGCTGGATCGTACTGTGGGGCGCAGAAACACATTTATCGGGACGCCATACTGGATGGCTCCGGAGGTCATCGCGTGTGATGAGAACCCCGACGCCACATATGACTTCAAG agtgATCTGTGGTCGCTCGGTATCACAGCCATAGAGATGGCAGAGGGAGCACCAC CTCTGTGTGACATGCACCCAATGAGAGCGCTCTTCCTCATCCCCAGAAACCCTGCTCCCAGACTCAAGTCAAAGAAGTG GTCGAAGAAGTTCCAGTCGTTCATAGAAAGCTGTCTGGTGAAGAGCCACAGTCAGAGGCCGAGCACCGAGCAGCTCCTCAAACACCCGTTCATCAGGGACCTTCCCAACGAGCGGCAGGTCCGCATCCAGCTGAAGGACCACATTGATCGCAccaagaagaggaggggggagaggg ATGAGACAGAATACGAGTACAGTGGgagcgaggaggaggatgaagagagggaCATTGGAGAGCCCAG TTCCATCATTAACATTCCCGGGGAGTCCACCCTGAGACGGGATTTCTTGCGCCTCCAACTGGCCAATAAGGAGCGGTCGGAGCTGATCCGGCGTCAGCAGCTGGAGCAACAACAGAACGAGAAACATAAGTGTCATCTACTGGCTGAAAGACAGAAACGTATCGAGGAGCAGAAAGAACAGAGGCGACGCCTGGAGGAG CAACAGCGTCGGGAGCGAGAGAtgaggaagcagcaggagcgtgaacagaggaggaggtatGAAGAGATGGAGCAGCTCCGccgagaggaagagaggaggcaCGCAGAGAGAGAACAG GAGTATATCCGTagacagctggaggaggaacagaggcAGTTGGAgatcctgcagcagcagctcctgcaggagcAGGCCTTACTGCTG GAGTACAAGAGGAAGCAGATAGAGGAGCAGCGGCAGGCTGAGCGGCTGcagaggcagctgcagcaggagcgAGCGTACCTggtgtcactgcagcagcagcagcaggagccgCCACGACCACCACAGGACAAGAAGCAGCTGTACCATTACAAAGACCAGGCGCCTGGCAGCAACGACAAGCCCGCCTGGGCCAAAGAG GTGATGCGTCGAGCTCAGAGCAACTCACCTCGTATCCCTCCCAAGAAATATCATTCCTTCAAGGAGACCCGAGATATCAACCTTGACAACCTCCTCTTACTCCCTGGTTACAAACCTCGTCGTCCCCGCCCCCCTTCTTACCCCGCCCATGTCAGTCCCTCCAGGGATCATCTCCACGTGCCCCGAATCCGTGTCACCTGTGTCCCTGACCCCACCCCCAACTCTTCTTGGTCAGTGATCCGCCAGCATAGCCCCAGCAGGAGCCCTGACTCCAGGGGCCGGAGCCCCAGCCGCCGG gtggagGAACATTATAAGATGAACAGACAGACTTCTCCTGCATTGCAGCATAAAGTCTCCAACCGGATCTCGGACCCGTCGCTGCCGCCCCGCTCTGAGTCCTTTAGCAGCGGAGGCATTCAGCAGGCCCGGACCCCGCCGATGCATCGCTCCGTCGAGCCACAG ATGGCCCACCTGGTGCAGGTGAAGAGTCACGGTCTGTCAGGTTCCCAGTCTCTGTACGACCCCCATGGCGTGTCCTCCTCCTCGGCGTCACCCTCCCCATCCCGGCCTCCCATGCCCCGGCAGAACTCCGACCCCACTTCCgacacccctcctcccccgccCCTTTCCCGCCTGGCGCCCCCCCTCGACAAGTTGGACCGTAGCTCCTGGCTGCGGCAGGACGACGACATGCCCCCCAAG GTTCCTCAAAGGACGACTTCCATCTCTCCTGCTTTGGTCAGGAAGCACTCTCCTGGAAATGGACCTGGCCTGGGACCTCGGGCTGGAGCTCATCTCATAcgagccag CAACCCTGACCTGCGAAGGACTGACGTTTCCATGGAGACACCCCTGAAGAGGACCAGCAGTGGTAGCTCTTCCAGTTCCAGCACCCCGAGCTCCCAGGGAGGCTCCAACGAACGAG GTAACTCAGCCATTAAGACTGAAGGCTCAACACTTTCTTCCCACGAGACCAAAGATGACAGCAGAGAGGTGACGCGACCGAGCAGGCCTGCA GACCTGACAGCTCTGGCCAAAGAGCTGAGAGAGCTGCGGCAGGGCGAGGAAACCAGCCGCCCGCCTGTCAAAGTGACGGACTACTCTTCTTCCAGTGAGGAGTCTCACAgcagtgaggatgaggagggagagggCGGGGCTAATGACGGAACAGTGGCTGTCAGTGATATACCACGCATTAT gcCAGTAGCAAGTCAAGGTACCAACGAGTCCTTTGGCGTGATGGGAGGTCACAACGACACTCATGATGACTCGTATGGAAATAGCTCCCAGGACAGCACCCTGATGATGGTTGAG TACGGGATGGGAAGTGGCGGAGGCTCCAAGGCTTCCTTCACGCCATTCGTTGATCCAAGGGTGTACGGGACCTCGCCGACTGACGATGATGATAAACTCTCTGCCTCAG CCTTGTTAGCTGATGAGCTGCtgaagcaggagcaggagcaggcgAGGCTCAATGAGGCCAGGAAGATCTCGGTGGTCAATGTCAACCCAACCAACATCAGACCACACAGCGACACACCCGAGATACGTAAATACAAGAAGCGCTTCAACTCTGAGATcctgtgtgctgctctgtggg gAGTTAATCTGCTGGTGGGCACAGAAAACGGCCTGATGCTGCTGGATCGAAGCGGTCAAGGCAAAGTTTACAATCTGATCAATCGACGGCGCTTCCAACAGATGGACGTCCTTGAAGGACTCAACGTCCTGGTCACCATCTCAG GGAAGAAGAACAAGTTGCGTGTTTACTACCTGTCCTGGTTGAGGAACAGGATATTACACAACGACCCAGAAGTGGAAAAGAAACAGGGTTGGATCACAGTTGGGGAGCTGGAGGGCTGCGTACACTATAAAGTCG TGAAGTATGAGAGGATTAAGTTTTTGGTGATCGCTCTGAAGAACTCAGTGGAGATCTACGCCTGGGCACCTAAACCTTACCACAAGTTTATGGCCTTCAAG TCGTTCACTGACCTGCAGCATCGCCCCCAGCTGGTTGACCTGACTGTAGAAGAAGGACAGAGGTTGAAAGTCATCTACGGCTCCAGTGTTGGCTTCCATGTCATTGATGTGGACTCTGGCAACCCTTACGACATCTACATCCCCTCACAT ATTCAGGGTCAGGTGACCCCGCACGCCATCGTGGTTCTGCCCAAGACGGACGGCATGGAGATGCTGCTGTGCTACGAGGACGAGGGCGTCTACGTCAACACCTATGGACGCATCACCAAAGACGTGGTGCTGCAGTGGGGCGAGATGCCCACCTCCGTCG
- the tnikb gene encoding TRAF2 and NCK interacting kinase b isoform X10 has product MVVEEASILSPVNTKRTMASDSPARSLDEIDLSALRDPAGIFELVELVGNGTYGQVYKGRHVKTGQLAAIKVMDVTGDEEEEIKAEINMLKKYSHHRNIATYYGAFIKKNPPGMDDQLWLVMEFCGAGSVTDLIKNTKGNSLKEEWIAYVCREILRGLTHLHQHKVIHRDIKGQNVLLTENAEVKLVDFGVSAQLDRTVGRRNTFIGTPYWMAPEVIACDENPDATYDFKSDLWSLGITAIEMAEGAPPLCDMHPMRALFLIPRNPAPRLKSKKWSKKFQSFIESCLVKSHSQRPSTEQLLKHPFIRDLPNERQVRIQLKDHIDRTKKRRGERDETEYEYSGSEEEDEERDIGEPSSIINIPGESTLRRDFLRLQLANKERSELIRRQQLEQQQNEKHKCHLLAERQKRIEEQKEQRRRLEEQQRREREMRKQQEREQRRRYEEMEQLRREEERRHAEREQEYKRKQIEEQRQAERLQRQLQQERAYLVSLQQQQQEPPRPPQDKKQLYHYKDQAPGSNDKPAWAKEVEEHYKMNRQTSPALQHKVSNRISDPSLPPRSESFSSGGIQQARTPPMHRSVEPQMAHLVQVKSHGLSGSQSLYDPHGVSSSSASPSPSRPPMPRQNSDPTSDTPPPPPLSRLAPPLDKLDRSSWLRQDDDMPPKVPQRTTSISPALVRKHSPGNGPGLGPRAGAHLIRASNPDLRRTDVSMETPLKRTSSGSSSSSSTPSSQGGSNERGNSAIKTEGSTLSSHETKDDSREVTRPSRPADLTALAKELRELRQGEETSRPPVKVTDYSSSSEESHSSEDEEGEGGANDGTVAVSDIPRIMPVASQGTNESFGVMGGHNDTHDDSYGNSSQDSTLMMVEYGMGSGGGSKASFTPFVDPRVYGTSPTDDDDKLSASALLADELLKQEQEQARLNEARKISVVNVNPTNIRPHSDTPEIRKYKKRFNSEILCAALWGVNLLVGTENGLMLLDRSGQGKVYNLINRRRFQQMDVLEGLNVLVTISGKKNKLRVYYLSWLRNRILHNDPEVEKKQGWITVGELEGCVHYKVVKYERIKFLVIALKNSVEIYAWAPKPYHKFMAFKSFTDLQHRPQLVDLTVEEGQRLKVIYGSSVGFHVIDVDSGNPYDIYIPSHIQGQVTPHAIVVLPKTDGMEMLLCYEDEGVYVNTYGRITKDVVLQWGEMPTSVAYIHSNQIMGWGEKAIEIRSVETGHLDGVFMHKRAQRLKFLSERNDKVFFASVRSGGSSQVFFMTLNRSSMMNW; this is encoded by the exons GACCCAGCTGGTATCTTTGAGCTGGTTGAACTGGTTGGAAATGGCACCTATGGGCAGGTCTACAAG GGTCGCCATGTCAAAACAGGCCAGCTTGCTGCTATTAAGGTCATGGATGTCACAGGA gacgaggaggaggagattaaAGCAGAGATCAACATGTTAAAGAAGTACAGCCACCACAGGAACATCGCAACCTATTATGGAGCCTTCATCAAGAAAAACCCTCCTGGAATGGATGACCAGCTGTGG ctggtgATGGAGTTCTGTGGGGCCGGCTCGGTCACAGACCTGATCAAAAACACCAAAGGAAACTCTCTGAAGGAGGAGTGGATCGCCTACGTCTGCAGAGAGATCCTCAGG GGTTTGACCCATCTCCACCAGCACAAGGTCATCCACAGAGATATCAAGGGCCAGAATGTGTTGCTGACAGAGAATGCAGAGGTTAAACTAG tggacTTTGGTGTGAGCGCTCAGCTGGATCGTACTGTGGGGCGCAGAAACACATTTATCGGGACGCCATACTGGATGGCTCCGGAGGTCATCGCGTGTGATGAGAACCCCGACGCCACATATGACTTCAAG agtgATCTGTGGTCGCTCGGTATCACAGCCATAGAGATGGCAGAGGGAGCACCAC CTCTGTGTGACATGCACCCAATGAGAGCGCTCTTCCTCATCCCCAGAAACCCTGCTCCCAGACTCAAGTCAAAGAAGTG GTCGAAGAAGTTCCAGTCGTTCATAGAAAGCTGTCTGGTGAAGAGCCACAGTCAGAGGCCGAGCACCGAGCAGCTCCTCAAACACCCGTTCATCAGGGACCTTCCCAACGAGCGGCAGGTCCGCATCCAGCTGAAGGACCACATTGATCGCAccaagaagaggaggggggagaggg ATGAGACAGAATACGAGTACAGTGGgagcgaggaggaggatgaagagagggaCATTGGAGAGCCCAG TTCCATCATTAACATTCCCGGGGAGTCCACCCTGAGACGGGATTTCTTGCGCCTCCAACTGGCCAATAAGGAGCGGTCGGAGCTGATCCGGCGTCAGCAGCTGGAGCAACAACAGAACGAGAAACATAAGTGTCATCTACTGGCTGAAAGACAGAAACGTATCGAGGAGCAGAAAGAACAGAGGCGACGCCTGGAGGAG CAACAGCGTCGGGAGCGAGAGAtgaggaagcagcaggagcgtgaacagaggaggaggtatGAAGAGATGGAGCAGCTCCGccgagaggaagagaggaggcaCGCAGAGAGAGAACAG GAGTACAAGAGGAAGCAGATAGAGGAGCAGCGGCAGGCTGAGCGGCTGcagaggcagctgcagcaggagcgAGCGTACCTggtgtcactgcagcagcagcagcaggagccgCCACGACCACCACAGGACAAGAAGCAGCTGTACCATTACAAAGACCAGGCGCCTGGCAGCAACGACAAGCCCGCCTGGGCCAAAGAG gtggagGAACATTATAAGATGAACAGACAGACTTCTCCTGCATTGCAGCATAAAGTCTCCAACCGGATCTCGGACCCGTCGCTGCCGCCCCGCTCTGAGTCCTTTAGCAGCGGAGGCATTCAGCAGGCCCGGACCCCGCCGATGCATCGCTCCGTCGAGCCACAG ATGGCCCACCTGGTGCAGGTGAAGAGTCACGGTCTGTCAGGTTCCCAGTCTCTGTACGACCCCCATGGCGTGTCCTCCTCCTCGGCGTCACCCTCCCCATCCCGGCCTCCCATGCCCCGGCAGAACTCCGACCCCACTTCCgacacccctcctcccccgccCCTTTCCCGCCTGGCGCCCCCCCTCGACAAGTTGGACCGTAGCTCCTGGCTGCGGCAGGACGACGACATGCCCCCCAAG GTTCCTCAAAGGACGACTTCCATCTCTCCTGCTTTGGTCAGGAAGCACTCTCCTGGAAATGGACCTGGCCTGGGACCTCGGGCTGGAGCTCATCTCATAcgagccag CAACCCTGACCTGCGAAGGACTGACGTTTCCATGGAGACACCCCTGAAGAGGACCAGCAGTGGTAGCTCTTCCAGTTCCAGCACCCCGAGCTCCCAGGGAGGCTCCAACGAACGAG GTAACTCAGCCATTAAGACTGAAGGCTCAACACTTTCTTCCCACGAGACCAAAGATGACAGCAGAGAGGTGACGCGACCGAGCAGGCCTGCA GACCTGACAGCTCTGGCCAAAGAGCTGAGAGAGCTGCGGCAGGGCGAGGAAACCAGCCGCCCGCCTGTCAAAGTGACGGACTACTCTTCTTCCAGTGAGGAGTCTCACAgcagtgaggatgaggagggagagggCGGGGCTAATGACGGAACAGTGGCTGTCAGTGATATACCACGCATTAT gcCAGTAGCAAGTCAAGGTACCAACGAGTCCTTTGGCGTGATGGGAGGTCACAACGACACTCATGATGACTCGTATGGAAATAGCTCCCAGGACAGCACCCTGATGATGGTTGAG TACGGGATGGGAAGTGGCGGAGGCTCCAAGGCTTCCTTCACGCCATTCGTTGATCCAAGGGTGTACGGGACCTCGCCGACTGACGATGATGATAAACTCTCTGCCTCAG CCTTGTTAGCTGATGAGCTGCtgaagcaggagcaggagcaggcgAGGCTCAATGAGGCCAGGAAGATCTCGGTGGTCAATGTCAACCCAACCAACATCAGACCACACAGCGACACACCCGAGATACGTAAATACAAGAAGCGCTTCAACTCTGAGATcctgtgtgctgctctgtggg gAGTTAATCTGCTGGTGGGCACAGAAAACGGCCTGATGCTGCTGGATCGAAGCGGTCAAGGCAAAGTTTACAATCTGATCAATCGACGGCGCTTCCAACAGATGGACGTCCTTGAAGGACTCAACGTCCTGGTCACCATCTCAG GGAAGAAGAACAAGTTGCGTGTTTACTACCTGTCCTGGTTGAGGAACAGGATATTACACAACGACCCAGAAGTGGAAAAGAAACAGGGTTGGATCACAGTTGGGGAGCTGGAGGGCTGCGTACACTATAAAGTCG TGAAGTATGAGAGGATTAAGTTTTTGGTGATCGCTCTGAAGAACTCAGTGGAGATCTACGCCTGGGCACCTAAACCTTACCACAAGTTTATGGCCTTCAAG TCGTTCACTGACCTGCAGCATCGCCCCCAGCTGGTTGACCTGACTGTAGAAGAAGGACAGAGGTTGAAAGTCATCTACGGCTCCAGTGTTGGCTTCCATGTCATTGATGTGGACTCTGGCAACCCTTACGACATCTACATCCCCTCACAT ATTCAGGGTCAGGTGACCCCGCACGCCATCGTGGTTCTGCCCAAGACGGACGGCATGGAGATGCTGCTGTGCTACGAGGACGAGGGCGTCTACGTCAACACCTATGGACGCATCACCAAAGACGTGGTGCTGCAGTGGGGCGAGATGCCCACCTCCGTCG
- the tnikb gene encoding TRAF2 and NCK interacting kinase b isoform X7 yields the protein MVVEEASILSPVNTKRTMASDSPARSLDEIDLSALRDPAGIFELVELVGNGTYGQVYKGRHVKTGQLAAIKVMDVTGDEEEEIKAEINMLKKYSHHRNIATYYGAFIKKNPPGMDDQLWLVMEFCGAGSVTDLIKNTKGNSLKEEWIAYVCREILRGLTHLHQHKVIHRDIKGQNVLLTENAEVKLVDFGVSAQLDRTVGRRNTFIGTPYWMAPEVIACDENPDATYDFKSDLWSLGITAIEMAEGAPPLCDMHPMRALFLIPRNPAPRLKSKKWSKKFQSFIESCLVKSHSQRPSTEQLLKHPFIRDLPNERQVRIQLKDHIDRTKKRRGERDETEYEYSGSEEEDEERDIGEPSSIINIPGESTLRRDFLRLQLANKERSELIRRQQLEQQQNEKHKCHLLAERQKRIEEQKEQRRRLEEQQRREREMRKQQEREQRRRYEEMEQLRREEERRHAEREQEYIRRQLEEEQRQLEILQQQLLQEQALLLEYKRKQIEEQRQAERLQRQLQQERAYLVSLQQQQQEPPRPPQDKKQLYHYKDQAPGSNDKPAWAKEHKVSNRISDPSLPPRSESFSSGGIQQARTPPMHRSVEPQMAHLVQVKSHGLSGSQSLYDPHGVSSSSASPSPSRPPMPRQNSDPTSDTPPPPPLSRLAPPLDKLDRSSWLRQDDDMPPKVPQRTTSISPALVRKHSPGNGPGLGPRAGAHLIRASNPDLRRTDVSMETPLKRTSSGSSSSSSTPSSQGGSNERGNSAIKTEGSTLSSHETKDDSREVTRPSRPASYKKAVDEDLTALAKELRELRQGEETSRPPVKVTDYSSSSEESHSSEDEEGEGGANDGTVAVSDIPRIMPVASQGTNESFGVMGGHNDTHDDSYGNSSQDSTLMMVEYGMGSGGGSKASFTPFVDPRVYGTSPTDDDDKLSASALLADELLKQEQEQARLNEARKISVVNVNPTNIRPHSDTPEIRKYKKRFNSEILCAALWGVNLLVGTENGLMLLDRSGQGKVYNLINRRRFQQMDVLEGLNVLVTISGKKNKLRVYYLSWLRNRILHNDPEVEKKQGWITVGELEGCVHYKVVKYERIKFLVIALKNSVEIYAWAPKPYHKFMAFKSFTDLQHRPQLVDLTVEEGQRLKVIYGSSVGFHVIDVDSGNPYDIYIPSHIQGQVTPHAIVVLPKTDGMEMLLCYEDEGVYVNTYGRITKDVVLQWGEMPTSVAYIHSNQIMGWGEKAIEIRSVETGHLDGVFMHKRAQRLKFLSERNDKVFFASVRSGGSSQVFFMTLNRSSMMNW from the exons GACCCAGCTGGTATCTTTGAGCTGGTTGAACTGGTTGGAAATGGCACCTATGGGCAGGTCTACAAG GGTCGCCATGTCAAAACAGGCCAGCTTGCTGCTATTAAGGTCATGGATGTCACAGGA gacgaggaggaggagattaaAGCAGAGATCAACATGTTAAAGAAGTACAGCCACCACAGGAACATCGCAACCTATTATGGAGCCTTCATCAAGAAAAACCCTCCTGGAATGGATGACCAGCTGTGG ctggtgATGGAGTTCTGTGGGGCCGGCTCGGTCACAGACCTGATCAAAAACACCAAAGGAAACTCTCTGAAGGAGGAGTGGATCGCCTACGTCTGCAGAGAGATCCTCAGG GGTTTGACCCATCTCCACCAGCACAAGGTCATCCACAGAGATATCAAGGGCCAGAATGTGTTGCTGACAGAGAATGCAGAGGTTAAACTAG tggacTTTGGTGTGAGCGCTCAGCTGGATCGTACTGTGGGGCGCAGAAACACATTTATCGGGACGCCATACTGGATGGCTCCGGAGGTCATCGCGTGTGATGAGAACCCCGACGCCACATATGACTTCAAG agtgATCTGTGGTCGCTCGGTATCACAGCCATAGAGATGGCAGAGGGAGCACCAC CTCTGTGTGACATGCACCCAATGAGAGCGCTCTTCCTCATCCCCAGAAACCCTGCTCCCAGACTCAAGTCAAAGAAGTG GTCGAAGAAGTTCCAGTCGTTCATAGAAAGCTGTCTGGTGAAGAGCCACAGTCAGAGGCCGAGCACCGAGCAGCTCCTCAAACACCCGTTCATCAGGGACCTTCCCAACGAGCGGCAGGTCCGCATCCAGCTGAAGGACCACATTGATCGCAccaagaagaggaggggggagaggg ATGAGACAGAATACGAGTACAGTGGgagcgaggaggaggatgaagagagggaCATTGGAGAGCCCAG TTCCATCATTAACATTCCCGGGGAGTCCACCCTGAGACGGGATTTCTTGCGCCTCCAACTGGCCAATAAGGAGCGGTCGGAGCTGATCCGGCGTCAGCAGCTGGAGCAACAACAGAACGAGAAACATAAGTGTCATCTACTGGCTGAAAGACAGAAACGTATCGAGGAGCAGAAAGAACAGAGGCGACGCCTGGAGGAG CAACAGCGTCGGGAGCGAGAGAtgaggaagcagcaggagcgtgaacagaggaggaggtatGAAGAGATGGAGCAGCTCCGccgagaggaagagaggaggcaCGCAGAGAGAGAACAG GAGTATATCCGTagacagctggaggaggaacagaggcAGTTGGAgatcctgcagcagcagctcctgcaggagcAGGCCTTACTGCTG GAGTACAAGAGGAAGCAGATAGAGGAGCAGCGGCAGGCTGAGCGGCTGcagaggcagctgcagcaggagcgAGCGTACCTggtgtcactgcagcagcagcagcaggagccgCCACGACCACCACAGGACAAGAAGCAGCTGTACCATTACAAAGACCAGGCGCCTGGCAGCAACGACAAGCCCGCCTGGGCCAAAGAG CATAAAGTCTCCAACCGGATCTCGGACCCGTCGCTGCCGCCCCGCTCTGAGTCCTTTAGCAGCGGAGGCATTCAGCAGGCCCGGACCCCGCCGATGCATCGCTCCGTCGAGCCACAG ATGGCCCACCTGGTGCAGGTGAAGAGTCACGGTCTGTCAGGTTCCCAGTCTCTGTACGACCCCCATGGCGTGTCCTCCTCCTCGGCGTCACCCTCCCCATCCCGGCCTCCCATGCCCCGGCAGAACTCCGACCCCACTTCCgacacccctcctcccccgccCCTTTCCCGCCTGGCGCCCCCCCTCGACAAGTTGGACCGTAGCTCCTGGCTGCGGCAGGACGACGACATGCCCCCCAAG GTTCCTCAAAGGACGACTTCCATCTCTCCTGCTTTGGTCAGGAAGCACTCTCCTGGAAATGGACCTGGCCTGGGACCTCGGGCTGGAGCTCATCTCATAcgagccag CAACCCTGACCTGCGAAGGACTGACGTTTCCATGGAGACACCCCTGAAGAGGACCAGCAGTGGTAGCTCTTCCAGTTCCAGCACCCCGAGCTCCCAGGGAGGCTCCAACGAACGAG GTAACTCAGCCATTAAGACTGAAGGCTCAACACTTTCTTCCCACGAGACCAAAGATGACAGCAGAGAGGTGACGCGACCGAGCAGGCCTGCA AGCTATAAGAAAGCTGTAGACGAG GACCTGACAGCTCTGGCCAAAGAGCTGAGAGAGCTGCGGCAGGGCGAGGAAACCAGCCGCCCGCCTGTCAAAGTGACGGACTACTCTTCTTCCAGTGAGGAGTCTCACAgcagtgaggatgaggagggagagggCGGGGCTAATGACGGAACAGTGGCTGTCAGTGATATACCACGCATTAT gcCAGTAGCAAGTCAAGGTACCAACGAGTCCTTTGGCGTGATGGGAGGTCACAACGACACTCATGATGACTCGTATGGAAATAGCTCCCAGGACAGCACCCTGATGATGGTTGAG TACGGGATGGGAAGTGGCGGAGGCTCCAAGGCTTCCTTCACGCCATTCGTTGATCCAAGGGTGTACGGGACCTCGCCGACTGACGATGATGATAAACTCTCTGCCTCAG CCTTGTTAGCTGATGAGCTGCtgaagcaggagcaggagcaggcgAGGCTCAATGAGGCCAGGAAGATCTCGGTGGTCAATGTCAACCCAACCAACATCAGACCACACAGCGACACACCCGAGATACGTAAATACAAGAAGCGCTTCAACTCTGAGATcctgtgtgctgctctgtggg gAGTTAATCTGCTGGTGGGCACAGAAAACGGCCTGATGCTGCTGGATCGAAGCGGTCAAGGCAAAGTTTACAATCTGATCAATCGACGGCGCTTCCAACAGATGGACGTCCTTGAAGGACTCAACGTCCTGGTCACCATCTCAG GGAAGAAGAACAAGTTGCGTGTTTACTACCTGTCCTGGTTGAGGAACAGGATATTACACAACGACCCAGAAGTGGAAAAGAAACAGGGTTGGATCACAGTTGGGGAGCTGGAGGGCTGCGTACACTATAAAGTCG TGAAGTATGAGAGGATTAAGTTTTTGGTGATCGCTCTGAAGAACTCAGTGGAGATCTACGCCTGGGCACCTAAACCTTACCACAAGTTTATGGCCTTCAAG TCGTTCACTGACCTGCAGCATCGCCCCCAGCTGGTTGACCTGACTGTAGAAGAAGGACAGAGGTTGAAAGTCATCTACGGCTCCAGTGTTGGCTTCCATGTCATTGATGTGGACTCTGGCAACCCTTACGACATCTACATCCCCTCACAT ATTCAGGGTCAGGTGACCCCGCACGCCATCGTGGTTCTGCCCAAGACGGACGGCATGGAGATGCTGCTGTGCTACGAGGACGAGGGCGTCTACGTCAACACCTATGGACGCATCACCAAAGACGTGGTGCTGCAGTGGGGCGAGATGCCCACCTCCGTCG